The DNA segment ATATGGTTCCTTCAACCATCCTGCAACCCAAAAATAAAGCACAAAACCATTTACAGCCTCAACAAGTGTTGAGGAGGAAAGCCTATACTTTTGGGAGGAGAAGAAACCTTTCCTATGCCCTCCTAGGCAGAGGATGCCCAAAGCAGCTGAGTACGTAAGAAATCGAAAACCTTGAGGGAAAAATCTATCTAATCAAGTTCAGATTCTATTTGAAACAACCTTGGCAATAGTATAATAAggaaaatgattcaaaattcaaaATGACATGTAAGAATTAAAAAGAGTCACCTAACAATCTATTACCTAACAGGCTGGTTTTGCGTTTGTAGAAGTACGAGTGGTGACTACCGGTGAGTCTAATCAAACTGATAACTCAACAATGGCAGTGGCAGCCACCAACCACCATCCTACCAGAGATAGGGGAATCTCCTTGACTATCCAAAATTGAAAGGTCCAGGTCCTATCTTCAAGCACGGCCCCAGACCTGTGCTTGTCATGTCCTTGCAGAAACCTGCATCTCTGGGGTTGTTGTCCTTCTGTTTCGCTGTGGTCTGTTGGTGAGAATGCCAATATCTTCACGCGCAACCCAACTGCTCCCATAGATCAACATCCTACCCACACCACTTTTTCATAAAACGACAATGTATAATAATcacatattatattatatattgcaAAAGTAGATTGAGAAACACAACAGTTGAGTATTTAATCATTGTATTACCATATCAATGATATTTTTCAACTGTGAACAGTAGTggcattttatatatatatatatatagattgaaTTGATTTCTTCCAAGTTGGGTATACTTCAGTAGTATGAGATTTTCTAGTAATTGCACTTCTCTAAGCCCAAGGGATAAAAGCTTGTTCTGGCAGTCAGAGATTGGGCTAACCAAACCCCCATCACTTCTGATAAAGCAAGCTTCTAAGGTTTAGATATTTTGGGATTGTGCCTTCTTGTGGGTGTCATTTTTTGTCTCCATTCAAACATCTTTTACAAGACAAAGGGGAACAGAAAAGAGTATCTGAGCACAGCATTTCTTGCAAGGGTTTGACAAACAAGGGAAATAAGCTGAATTTGctgaatatattttttaataatgtttaatttaatatatttttaattttcatttaatttaattttttttatttttagtttaaatttagaTTGATTTAATGTACAACTCATTCGTTAAATAAtgtgtaaattatttttttttaaataaactcaatttatttttatactttttaaaagtatttaatgtagattatttttaatttttaatataatttaattttttttattttttatttaagtttAAATTAGCTAAATGTATAACTTCTCACCATGTCaattacatttttttaaaatatttttagtgTTAATTACTTAGTTAATCATTCTGAAtgctaattaaataattataattagttaatttttatatttaactttttaatattaattaataatatggaaaaaataatatttataattttaattttatttgattgtaattttctaattttaattaataaaatgaaattataaaataatatttttttattataaataattaaaattaattataatcataatttttaattttaattaattatatgaaaataaaaatattttttattatttttcaatttaattaatttattttcagttaattaatgaaaatataaaaataatattttttatactttcattttaattactaatataaataatattattttattatttaatttaattaattataaaaaataaaaataaaattctaacattaaaaaataaaaaatattaaaaagggcaaaatgctcaatttagcccttatacttatttgaaaaagtttaatttagtctatttttaattttttgtctaatttagcctaaaaatttcaatttaagatTAATTTAGTCTATAACTTAAAATTTATgagctaaatttttttattttttaatttaaataaaaaattaaaaagttcatttttttaattttggaattgaatttttttattaagttcaaaaattaagaaactcaattgctttattttctttattttttaattaaattaagtttaaattgaaacttttaagttaaattagataaaaagttaaaaatatgcTAACTTAAACTCTCAAATAAATATAGGAGTTGAATTGAGatataattcattaaaaattaaaaaaatagtacGTGTATATCAATTAGGTTAATTTGAACTTAAATTAAAAGTAAAAgggttaaattatattaaaaattaaaaattaattaaattatacatTCTTAAAAGGTAAACGAGACAAATTGACAAATTGAGCTTAGTGCGACAAACAGTACAAGGGCAATTTCTGCTATGAAGCTCAATATTATCTTTTTTGATCagataattttaaagaaaaaagagAGTATCAAGATTTAATCCTTTTAACATCCTAAACTACATTTCATCAGTTGCCCGTTAATCCGGTGGGAGACCAACTATTACTTAAAAATTTGTCAATTTGCAAGCTTCACTGTAGTTTGCTTTTTGGCTCTAACACATGAAGGGTGATCTTATCTTCGTGATAATGTCATTGACCACTAGTTAGGAGAGGTGCTAAGATAATGCTCTCCACTATCTTTTCATCTAGAAACTAACTACAGTGTTAGGAGTTTAATATTCAAGACCTGAATCAGCTCCTAACAAGGTCTACTCTTGCTGTTTTGAACATTACCCATTAGAAATTAGATCTCTTGGCTCTACAATTATGATCCCAACATATTAGCCTTCAAATTGAAGTGGATTCCCATGCCACAGTTCCCAATTATCTCGCATGATTGATAGCCAAACTATCAACAGCTAGACCACTAAAAAAAGGGCCTCACAGTCCTATAATTGGCAATTTTCTTCCCAGAGTTTCAACTTTAATCTTTCTTGTCTAAGCCTAAACCGTGTAACCCTGCCCCTTATGCAGAAAAAGAATGAAAATGCAACACTAGCTTTTCCTTTTactcaaaaaataaataataataaggcTATATCTTCATCAATAGCAAatacaaattaaatttaaaaaaaaaattgtcttgtaattaatttatattttattaaaaaagcaAAATCCCAAAGAAGACAACAAAACCAGTTTTGTCTGGTATTGTGGAAAATAGGATACAACTTAGCTTTAGCTGTGTCCACTAACATGTGCCCATTGGTTTTAGGCCAGTTCACCAGCCGTCTCAGAACAACAGCTCACTTAAAGCTCCACCTTCAGCATATGGTTCAttctttttcaataatatttatgATTATTGGTATTTGTTTCTGAGTTTCGGCTGTAAAACACTTCACCTTTGTTAATGGCTTAATATAAAGCTTCCTCCAGCTGGTCCAAGCTAAAACTTAAACCCTTTTCATCATCATTCCTTGCCCCTAGTGCGACcgacccttctctctctctctctcaagaaaAAAGATTTAAAATTGTAACAATACTGATCctgaagaggaagaaaaaaagggtAAGTGTTAGATGTCCACCAGTCACCACTAAGTCCCTTTAGCTCTCTCTCTTTCTAGAAGCCTTGTAGCGCATTCTTCCTTACTCCAAGCTTGGATGCAACCATCtcattctttcttctctctttctctcaacTCAAGTTCTGTTTTCCGGTtcattttggctttgagaatttgTTGGGTTTTAGTTCGCTGTTGTGAAACATGAGCAAACAAGAGTTAATGAAGATGCAGGTAACCCCCTCTATCCATCTTGTTTCCTTTTTCATGCTTCAAATTCTAGTTAAGTAGAACCCTTTTCCTTTCTTGCTTTGCAGTTTTAAGAACATGTATGTAATTTTGTTCCTTGatttctttttctaatttttttgggTTGTTTTTTGGTTTGGTTTTCACAGCAGACTTGTGTTCTGAAAGTGAATATACAGTGTCACTGTGATGGGTGTAAGAAGAAAATAAGGAAACTTCTGCAAAAAGTTGATGGTATGCTCCTCATCTGCTAATAATTCCTTCCATAAGGTTTTCTTTTTCACGCGTGTAAATTTGTTATATGTTTTGAGGATTAATTAGATTTAACTGGTGTCTGGTAAAAATCTCTAGACCTCATGTTTGGGGGTAAAGAAGATTTGGCTTGTGGCCTGCATATATGATAGAAAGAACATTATTCTAGTTTCTTTGGTTTGCTGTTCCAAATTTTTGGGTAaccatttatttttttcaaaaggaCAATTGATGAGCTTAGAACACTAGAGGCAACAGTCACGGATTTGATATTGTGCTCCATAAATATCTTTTATTCTCTTGTTGatttcatatataaatttttttaaattttcctcaTGGGTACTAGAGGCAACAGTCACGGATTTGATGTTGTGCTCCATAaatatcttttattttcttgttgatttcatatataaattttttaaaattttcctcaTGGGTACTGGTTGTTTTGGCCAGGGGTGTATAATGCCACAATAAATGCAGAGCAAGGGAAGGTAACTGTGACAGGAAATGTTGACCCAGCCAAGCTCATAAAGAAGCTTGAAAAGTCAGGGAAGCATGCTGAGCTATGGGGAGCTCCTAGGGGCTTCAACAACTATCAAAACCTTGTCAACAATCAATTCAAGAACATGCAaactggaaatgtcaaagaaaacaaATCTCAAAAGGGTGGAAAGGGAGGCCAACAAGGGCAACACCAAATGCAACAATTCAAAGGATCTAGTGATTTGAAGATGCCCCATAAAGATCAGAAATCTGTCAAGTTCAACTTGCAGGATGTTAATATTGATGCAAGTGATGATGATTTTGATGATGAATTTGATGACGAATATGATGAGTTGGATGATGATTCTGATGATGAGGACATTGGTCATGGTTATGGACCTGGTCAGGGTCATCAGTTGCCTAACAAAATGATGCCCATGATGGGCAATGGCTATGGACTGCAGGGCCCTCATGGCATGATTAACGGGCCTATGCTTAATGCTAAAAAGGGGGGTGGTGGTGGAGGAGGAGAAGGAAATGCCAagaaaggtggtggtgattttgAGATGCCAGTGGTCATGAAGGGCAAAGGCAACAATAATTATAGCAAGAATGGTAATGGAGGAAAGAAAGGTGGAGGTGGTGATGGGAAGAATAGTCACAGCAAGGGAGGGAGTGAAAAACAAGATGGTAAAGGTAAAAATGGTGGCAAAAGTGGTATTGGTGGGTTCTTGAGTTTTGGTAGGaagagtaaaaatgggagagaagGCAGTACTGATAAGAGCTTCAATAATGGCAGCTCAGCTGGAAACTATAATTCCAATGGGGCCAAGAAAGGCGGAGGCAAAAATGATGGGGTCCACGattctaacaaaatcaaacaAGGGTACCGTGAAATTGATGTTAacaatggtggtggtggtggtgtcaaAAACATGGGCCAGATGGGGCAGATGATGGGCCAAATGCGCCCAATGGGTAATTTTCCTGCAGTGCATGGACTTCCTGCACCAGCAGCCATGAATGGTGGTGGTTATTACCAAGGGATGGGGGGAGTCAACCCTTACAATCAACAATACATGGCAATGATGATGAATCAGCAGAGGCCAAATGGGAATGATATGTTTCAACCAATGATGTATGCCCGGCCGCATCCTGCTGTGAATTACATTCCGCCGCCACCAATGCCACCGCATCCTATGGCAGATCCCTACACTCACGTCTTCAGTGATGAAAACGCCAATAGTTGTAGTATAATGTGAAGTAGGTAGAGTAGTTTAATAATGTTGTCTTAGCTTTATCTGGTATATGAAGCTTTGTAATGGGTGATTATACAAGGTTGCATGTGATGGAACTTGAAAATAGGTCGTAATTTTCGTTTCAAACCCTTTGTTTGATAGTAATATTTTATTGCTTTGTCAACTTGAGCGTGAAGGCTCAAGGGTTCCTATTTATACAACAATTGGAGCTATCTTGGATTTATCGAGTAATTTGCAACCCATGAATGTGAAATTTCAAATGTCCTTTGAACGTCTAACTTGTAATGTCCCAGCTCTTGAAAGTGATTGATGTTATTGTTCACACCTGAGTGTATGTTTatttaactaataaaaaattgGTAAACTATTATTTTAAATAAGTCTTATCATGAATTTAAAAAAGATTATCATAATTTTGTACAATGTTTTATATTTAGGTTggttagttatatatatatatatcagagtGTAGGTAAAATTTGCTTTTTAACATCCAGCAGTAAaaatcctatatatatatatatat comes from the Hevea brasiliensis isolate MT/VB/25A 57/8 chromosome 5, ASM3005281v1, whole genome shotgun sequence genome and includes:
- the LOC110667484 gene encoding heavy metal-associated isoprenylated plant protein 34 isoform X1: MSKQELMKMQQTCVLKVNIQCHCDGCKKKIRKLLQKVDGVYNATINAEQGKVTVTGNVDPAKLIKKLEKSGKHAELWGAPRGFNNYQNLVNNQFKNMQTGNVKENKSQKGGKGGQQGQHQMQQFKGSSDLKMPHKDQKSVKFNLQDVNIDASDDDFDDEFDDEYDELDDDSDDEDIGHGYGPGQGHQLPNKMMPMMGNGYGLQGPHGMINGPMLNAKKGGGGGGGEGNAKKGGGDFEMPVVMKGKGNNNYSKNGNGGKKGGGGDGKNSHSKGGSEKQDGKGKNGGKSGIGGFLSFGRKSKNGREGSTDKSFNNGSSAGNYNSNGAKKGGGKNDGVHDSNKIKQGYREIDVNNGGGGGVKNMGQMGQMMGQMRPMGNFPAVHGLPAPAAMNGGGYYQGMGGVNPYNQQYMAMMMNQQRPNGNDMFQPMMYARPHPAVNYIPPPPMPPHPMADPYTHVFSDENANSCSIM
- the LOC110667484 gene encoding heavy metal-associated isoprenylated plant protein 34 isoform X2; the protein is MSKQELMKMQTCVLKVNIQCHCDGCKKKIRKLLQKVDGVYNATINAEQGKVTVTGNVDPAKLIKKLEKSGKHAELWGAPRGFNNYQNLVNNQFKNMQTGNVKENKSQKGGKGGQQGQHQMQQFKGSSDLKMPHKDQKSVKFNLQDVNIDASDDDFDDEFDDEYDELDDDSDDEDIGHGYGPGQGHQLPNKMMPMMGNGYGLQGPHGMINGPMLNAKKGGGGGGGEGNAKKGGGDFEMPVVMKGKGNNNYSKNGNGGKKGGGGDGKNSHSKGGSEKQDGKGKNGGKSGIGGFLSFGRKSKNGREGSTDKSFNNGSSAGNYNSNGAKKGGGKNDGVHDSNKIKQGYREIDVNNGGGGGVKNMGQMGQMMGQMRPMGNFPAVHGLPAPAAMNGGGYYQGMGGVNPYNQQYMAMMMNQQRPNGNDMFQPMMYARPHPAVNYIPPPPMPPHPMADPYTHVFSDENANSCSIM